In a genomic window of Candidatus Eisenbacteria bacterium:
- a CDS encoding BamA/TamA family outer membrane protein yields the protein MADVRFPGAILFLFVAATLAVLAPASPSVAASREIEGYKGWNVAEFRIEGVDRDLAARLQRGLSVPSRIKRFRVNRPLLYPSIVEEDLRRTRLFLARNGYPYARVGARAEIVGGYRNVRVVLTVDPGPAARVAAFDLEGFPAPLDPIIRERSPIRAGDVFTEDALSEATHTARETLKENGYADAVLESSVEREGDGSVRVLFRADPGPVFHLGGVRVEGASEDLVPLVRKTITVPRGVLYSPERIREAGDAIRILQLFRRIRVETAPADGDTLDLVAALAERRHRTVSVDIGYWTDDLLRGSARWEHRNLLRRGRGGAIGVSASRYRQNAGGSLWWPALFLPRLRGDLSLSATREWEESYDLLSLSFRVGGTHRPSLRSTLSAGVSLSRVDVNVTTDAPDAFVEEGGILGAFRLEGKRDGGNDRLDPTAGTVAFFALEWSPPGPWTDSPYASAEASLAGYHAAPVGAVLAARAGIGIARPLGDSPDLLPNKRFYSGGANTMRGFRRRKLGPLDDEGAPLGGEAKAEFSVEARFPLFWRFRGAFFADAGQVWSRRDEIDWRDMEAAIGPGMMVRTPVGPIRADVGFRLTDKEKDQPGWVFHLSIGNPY from the coding sequence ATGGCGGACGTGCGCTTTCCCGGAGCGATTCTTTTTCTTTTTGTGGCGGCGACCTTGGCGGTTCTCGCGCCGGCGTCCCCCTCCGTCGCGGCGTCCCGTGAGATCGAGGGGTACAAGGGATGGAACGTGGCCGAGTTCCGCATCGAGGGCGTCGACCGCGACCTGGCGGCGCGCCTCCAACGCGGCCTCTCCGTCCCTTCGCGCATCAAGCGATTCCGCGTGAATCGCCCCCTGCTCTACCCGAGCATAGTGGAGGAAGACCTCCGCCGGACCCGCCTCTTTCTGGCGCGGAACGGGTATCCCTACGCGCGGGTCGGCGCGCGCGCCGAGATCGTGGGCGGCTACCGGAACGTGCGGGTCGTCCTCACCGTCGACCCCGGCCCGGCGGCGCGCGTCGCCGCCTTCGATCTGGAGGGTTTCCCGGCGCCGCTCGACCCGATCATTCGCGAGCGCTCGCCGATCCGGGCCGGGGACGTTTTCACCGAGGACGCCCTCTCCGAAGCGACGCATACGGCCCGGGAGACACTAAAGGAGAACGGGTACGCCGACGCCGTCTTGGAGTCCTCCGTGGAGCGGGAGGGGGATGGATCGGTCCGCGTGCTCTTCCGCGCCGATCCCGGTCCCGTTTTCCATCTCGGCGGAGTCCGCGTCGAGGGGGCGTCGGAGGATCTCGTTCCTCTGGTGCGGAAAACGATCACCGTTCCACGCGGGGTGCTTTACTCGCCGGAGAGGATCCGCGAGGCCGGGGACGCGATACGCATTCTGCAGCTCTTCCGGCGGATACGCGTGGAGACGGCCCCGGCGGATGGAGACACGCTCGACCTGGTCGCGGCGTTGGCGGAGCGCCGGCACCGCACCGTCAGCGTCGATATCGGCTATTGGACCGACGATCTGCTTCGAGGCTCGGCGCGATGGGAGCACCGAAACCTGCTCCGGCGCGGGAGGGGAGGGGCGATCGGCGTCTCCGCGTCGCGCTACCGGCAGAACGCCGGCGGATCGCTCTGGTGGCCCGCGCTCTTTCTGCCCCGTCTTCGGGGCGATCTTTCGCTTTCCGCGACGAGGGAGTGGGAGGAGAGCTACGATCTGCTCAGCCTCTCCTTTCGTGTCGGCGGGACGCACAGGCCGAGCCTCCGTTCGACTTTGAGCGCCGGCGTCTCCCTCTCCCGAGTGGACGTAAACGTCACGACCGACGCGCCGGACGCCTTCGTCGAAGAGGGGGGGATTCTGGGCGCGTTCCGGTTGGAGGGAAAACGGGACGGCGGCAACGACCGGCTCGACCCGACGGCGGGAACGGTCGCCTTTTTCGCCCTCGAATGGTCGCCGCCGGGGCCGTGGACCGACAGTCCCTACGCGTCGGCCGAGGCTTCCCTCGCCGGCTACCACGCCGCCCCGGTCGGCGCCGTGCTGGCGGCGCGGGCCGGTATCGGGATCGCGCGTCCTCTGGGCGATTCGCCGGATCTTCTCCCGAACAAGCGGTTTTATTCGGGAGGGGCGAACACGATGCGCGGTTTCCGGCGCCGGAAGCTGGGTCCCCTGGACGACGAGGGCGCGCCGCTCGGCGGCGAGGCGAAGGCGGAGTTTTCCGTCGAAGCGCGGTTCCCCCTCTTCTGGCGCTTCCGGGGGGCGTTTTTCGCCGACGCCGGCCAGGTGTGGAGCCGCCGCGACGAGATCGATTGGCGCGACATGGAGGCGGCGATCGGCCCGGGCATGATGGTGAGGACACCGGTTGGTCCGATTCGCGCCGACGTCGGTTTTCGTCTGACCGACAAGGAGAAAGACCAACCGGGTTGGGTGTTCCATCTGTCCATCGGCAACCCGTACTGA
- a CDS encoding FAD-dependent oxidoreductase, whose amino-acid sequence MIDRDPEGAAGERWDLVVIGGGIYGAFVLLEAARRGRRGLLLERGDFGGGTSANSLSVIHGGLRYLQTLDLPRFRESVAERRRFFLDYPDGVEPLRCLMPLRGGGLKRPFFFRIALAMNGFLSRRRNDGVRPDRRLPNGETLAPEETARLWPGAAGRRLLGGGVWHDGAMISAPRILMETLRRASALGAVALNYTEALDLDIRDAAAAGVRAFDRVARRELLFRTDRVLNCAGPACRRFAARFDGDIPALFRPSLAVNVLLDRPPPSPAALAVAPPGPGARTYFLTPRRGRVFAGTLHVPRADAEGPPRPTEAERKELLEDLNRAAPGLEAGPEHVLRVYAGYLPVRREGTDDLAVREVIRDHGRAGGPRGVITVSGVKYTTARLVAEKAVRLAFPGAPASLATAAERPPARSSPDPVDPRPLLEGDPADLAGPLRALIEEESVLTMEDLLLRRTDWGAAPEEGRAAAERVREILGWSGREIDPAP is encoded by the coding sequence TTGATCGATCGGGATCCCGAGGGGGCGGCCGGAGAGCGCTGGGACCTGGTGGTGATCGGGGGCGGCATCTACGGCGCCTTCGTCCTGCTCGAGGCGGCGCGACGGGGCCGGAGGGGTTTGCTCCTGGAGAGGGGCGACTTCGGCGGCGGCACGAGCGCCAACTCGCTCAGCGTGATCCACGGCGGGCTCCGCTATCTGCAGACCCTGGATCTGCCCCGCTTCCGGGAATCCGTCGCCGAGAGGCGTCGTTTCTTTCTCGATTATCCCGATGGAGTGGAGCCGCTCCGTTGCCTGATGCCGCTCCGCGGCGGAGGGCTCAAGCGTCCTTTTTTCTTTCGAATCGCTTTGGCCATGAATGGATTTTTGTCGCGCCGGAGAAACGACGGAGTCCGCCCGGACCGCCGGCTTCCGAACGGCGAAACCCTCGCGCCGGAGGAGACGGCCCGTCTCTGGCCGGGCGCCGCCGGGCGCCGCCTGCTCGGCGGCGGCGTATGGCACGACGGCGCGATGATCAGCGCGCCGCGGATTCTGATGGAGACCCTGCGCCGGGCGTCGGCGCTCGGCGCGGTGGCGCTCAATTACACCGAAGCGCTCGACCTGGACATACGGGACGCCGCCGCGGCGGGGGTGCGCGCCTTCGACCGGGTCGCGCGGCGGGAACTCCTTTTCCGGACCGACCGCGTGCTGAATTGCGCGGGTCCCGCCTGCCGGCGCTTCGCAGCCCGTTTCGACGGGGACATCCCCGCCCTCTTCCGCCCTTCCCTCGCGGTGAACGTGCTTCTCGACAGGCCGCCGCCGTCGCCGGCGGCGCTCGCCGTCGCCCCTCCCGGCCCGGGGGCGCGCACCTACTTCCTGACGCCTCGCCGCGGGCGGGTTTTCGCCGGAACGCTCCACGTCCCGCGCGCGGACGCGGAGGGACCGCCCCGGCCGACGGAAGCCGAGCGGAAGGAGCTTCTGGAGGATCTGAACCGCGCCGCCCCCGGTCTCGAAGCGGGACCGGAACACGTTCTCCGCGTGTACGCGGGTTATCTGCCGGTGCGCCGGGAGGGTACGGACGACCTGGCGGTCCGGGAGGTGATCCGCGATCATGGGCGCGCCGGCGGCCCGCGAGGCGTCATCACCGTTTCGGGCGTAAAGTACACAACCGCGCGTCTCGTGGCGGAAAAGGCGGTGCGCCTCGCCTTCCCCGGCGCGCCCGCTTCACTCGCGACGGCCGCCGAACGCCCCCCGGCGCGATCCTCGCCGGACCCGGTCGACCCTCGTCCGCTCCTGGAGGGGGACCCGGCCGATCTCGCCGGACCGCTCCGCGCGCTGATCGAGGAGGAGTCGGTTCTCACGATGGAGGACCTTCTCCTCAGGAGGACCGATTGGGGCGCGGCGCCGGAGGAAGGTCGGGCGGCGGCGGAGCGCGTGCGCGAAATCCTCGGGTGGAGCGGACGGGAGATCGACCCCGCCCCTTAG
- a CDS encoding DUF89 family protein, translated as MRTYLDCYPCFMRQALDALGRITEDEEEQLRILQGVTEEIASFDPTSTPPEMAQRIHRILRRETGLDDPYREAKEESTRHALALYPELKRIVEESDDPLETAIRVSVAGNIIDLGATAEYDLEGGIERALKQDFAVHDIGQFRARLAETERLLFLGDNAGETVFDRVLIETLGRPVDYAVRGAPVINDATREDAAAAGLDRVAHVIDNGSDAPGTLLPFCSEEFRTVFHEAGLILAKGQGNYESLSEEPAPLFYLLQTKCPVIARDLGVPVQSLVFKRNGAGDAERSASNHPVA; from the coding sequence ATGCGCACCTATTTGGATTGCTACCCCTGTTTCATGCGGCAAGCCCTCGACGCCCTCGGCCGGATCACCGAAGACGAGGAGGAGCAGCTCCGCATCTTGCAGGGGGTGACCGAGGAGATCGCCTCCTTCGACCCGACCAGCACCCCGCCGGAGATGGCGCAACGCATCCACCGCATACTCCGCCGCGAGACCGGCCTGGACGATCCCTATCGAGAGGCGAAGGAGGAGAGCACCCGGCACGCCCTGGCGCTTTATCCCGAGCTGAAGAGGATCGTGGAGGAATCGGACGATCCTCTCGAGACGGCGATCCGCGTCAGCGTGGCGGGGAACATCATCGATCTGGGCGCGACGGCGGAGTACGACCTGGAGGGCGGGATCGAACGCGCGCTGAAACAGGACTTCGCCGTGCACGACATCGGGCAATTCCGCGCGCGGTTGGCGGAGACGGAGCGCCTCCTTTTCCTGGGTGACAACGCGGGCGAGACCGTCTTCGACCGCGTGCTGATCGAGACGCTCGGCAGGCCGGTGGATTACGCGGTGCGGGGAGCGCCGGTAATCAACGACGCCACCCGGGAGGACGCCGCCGCCGCCGGACTGGACCGCGTGGCCCACGTCATCGACAACGGATCGGACGCGCCGGGCACTCTTCTCCCGTTCTGCTCCGAGGAGTTCCGGACCGTCTTCCACGAGGCGGGGCTCATCCTCGCCAAGGGGCAGGGGAACTACGAATCGCTCAGCGAGGAACCGGCCCCCCTCTTCTATCTGCTCCAGACCAAATGCCCTGTGATCGCGCGCGACCTGGGCGTTCCGGTTCAAAGCCTCGTTTTCAAGAGGAACGGCGCGGGCGACGCCGAACGTTCCGCCTCGAACCACCCCGTCGCCTAA
- the asnB gene encoding asparagine synthase (glutamine-hydrolyzing): protein MCGIAGIAVAPGSPPPEEERIRAMCAALVHRGPDGEGIETRGNVGLGMRRLAVIDVEGGGQPIANEVGSIRVVFNGEIYNYRELRRDLEGRGHRFRTAADTEVLVHLYEERGEGMLPLLNGMFAFALHDERRARLLLARDHMGIKPLYWSAAPGLFLFGSEVKALLASGLIRPSLDLEGLAELLAWEYVPGAGTLMREVHKLEPATFLDLDLRSLEARRERYWRIPPPGEAYGGAEPRTDAEWEDAVDGKIGECVRRQMVSDVPLGALLSGGVDSSLVVAAMGEARTFSIGFDDPTYNELPHARAVAEHLGVSNRSETIRPDIGDLFEKLMPHLDDPIGDFSVFPTYLVSRLARDEVTVALTGDGGDELFGGYETYLAREKAVLWERIPRWIRRGVLEPAVLALPPSPKKKGFVNKARRFAQGMAEDRALGHARWRIFAGDALRRALFTDEALAALARPAETHVLDLRREAEGRDETDRALFVDARSYLVDNCLVKVDRMSMACSLEARVPLLDRELVELAFRMPSRLKVSGGKTKRLLKSVARRHVPPRCVDRPKEGFSIPIKHWLRRELKPLLLDRLAPERIRREGVFRGETVERLVREHLEGRENHSHVLWTMLVFEDWRERWSV, encoded by the coding sequence ATGTGCGGCATCGCCGGCATCGCCGTCGCGCCGGGATCGCCGCCGCCGGAGGAGGAGCGGATACGGGCGATGTGCGCCGCGCTCGTGCACCGCGGTCCGGACGGCGAGGGGATCGAAACGCGCGGCAACGTGGGGCTCGGCATGCGCCGGCTCGCGGTGATCGACGTCGAGGGGGGCGGCCAACCGATCGCGAACGAGGTCGGTTCGATCCGCGTCGTCTTCAACGGCGAGATTTACAACTACCGGGAGCTCCGGCGCGATCTGGAAGGGCGGGGACACCGCTTCCGCACCGCCGCGGACACGGAGGTGCTGGTCCACCTCTACGAAGAACGGGGCGAGGGGATGCTCCCCCTCCTGAACGGCATGTTCGCCTTCGCCCTGCACGATGAGCGGCGCGCCCGCCTTCTTCTCGCCCGCGACCACATGGGGATCAAGCCGCTTTACTGGTCCGCCGCACCCGGCCTCTTTCTCTTCGGGTCGGAGGTCAAGGCGTTGCTCGCCTCCGGTTTGATCCGTCCTTCTCTCGACCTGGAGGGGCTCGCCGAGCTTCTCGCCTGGGAGTACGTGCCCGGCGCCGGTACCTTGATGCGTGAAGTTCACAAGCTGGAACCGGCGACCTTCCTCGACCTCGACCTCCGTTCCCTCGAGGCGCGGCGGGAAAGGTATTGGCGAATCCCCCCGCCCGGCGAGGCGTACGGCGGCGCGGAGCCCCGCACCGACGCCGAGTGGGAGGACGCGGTGGACGGAAAAATCGGCGAGTGCGTGCGGCGCCAGATGGTGAGCGACGTTCCTCTCGGCGCGCTCCTCTCCGGCGGCGTGGACAGCAGCCTGGTGGTCGCGGCGATGGGAGAGGCGCGCACCTTCAGCATCGGCTTCGACGACCCGACCTACAACGAACTCCCCCACGCGCGCGCCGTGGCGGAGCACCTGGGCGTGTCGAACCGGAGCGAGACGATCCGCCCCGACATCGGCGATCTCTTTGAAAAGCTGATGCCGCACCTGGACGATCCGATCGGCGACTTCTCCGTCTTCCCGACCTATCTCGTCTCCCGCCTCGCGCGCGACGAAGTGACGGTGGCGCTCACCGGCGACGGCGGCGACGAGCTTTTCGGCGGCTACGAGACCTATCTCGCCCGCGAAAAGGCGGTGCTCTGGGAGAGGATCCCGCGCTGGATCCGGCGGGGTGTCCTGGAACCGGCGGTGCTCGCCCTTCCGCCGAGCCCGAAAAAGAAAGGTTTCGTGAACAAGGCGCGCCGCTTCGCGCAGGGGATGGCGGAGGACCGGGCGCTGGGGCACGCGCGTTGGCGGATCTTCGCGGGCGACGCGCTCCGCCGCGCCCTCTTCACCGACGAAGCGCTCGCCGCCCTCGCCCGTCCGGCGGAGACGCACGTGCTGGACCTGCGGCGCGAGGCGGAGGGACGGGACGAGACGGACCGGGCCCTTTTCGTGGACGCCCGCAGCTATCTCGTCGACAACTGTCTGGTCAAGGTGGACCGGATGAGCATGGCCTGCTCTCTGGAGGCGCGCGTTCCCCTCCTCGATCGGGAGCTGGTGGAGCTCGCTTTCCGGATGCCTTCCCGTCTCAAGGTTTCCGGCGGGAAGACCAAAAGGCTCCTCAAATCGGTCGCCCGCCGCCATGTTCCGCCGCGCTGCGTGGACCGCCCCAAGGAGGGCTTCAGCATACCGATCAAACACTGGCTGCGGCGCGAATTGAAACCACTCCTGTTGGATCGGCTCGCGCCGGAGAGAATCCGCCGCGAGGGGGTCTTTCGCGGAGAGACGGTGGAGCGCCTCGTCCGGGAACATCTGGAGGGGCGGGAGAACCACAGCCACGTTCTCTGGACGATGCTCGTCTTCGAGGACTGGCGGGAGAGGTGGTCGGTTTGA